A part of Trichocoleus sp. FACHB-46 genomic DNA contains:
- a CDS encoding phycobilisome rod-core linker polypeptide has translation MSIPLLEVTPKTQNQRVPGFEVPNEDAPQPYRFREPASQSDVQELIWSAYRQIFSEHLILEEYRQLALESQLRNRQLSVREFIRALGKSDVYRREVADTNSNYRLVDITFKRFLGRATYGKDEQIAWSIVIATRGLHGFIDAVVDSDEYQQNFGDSIVPYQRRRMEGRPFNLVTPRYSDYWRIQKSTSGSSSAFAQGRQYQAGDRDLQVIRRGIPASFLNMAQGILVPQMNYQRTTDQARGVAAAYTSGQTASTHDVPPPPTVKRTNVALPYRYIPTQPKV, from the coding sequence ATGTCTATTCCACTCCTTGAAGTTACACCCAAAACCCAGAATCAACGGGTTCCTGGTTTCGAGGTGCCCAATGAAGATGCTCCTCAGCCTTACCGCTTTAGGGAACCTGCTTCCCAGTCGGATGTGCAAGAGTTGATTTGGTCGGCCTATCGCCAAATCTTCAGTGAGCACTTAATTCTAGAAGAGTACCGTCAACTCGCCTTAGAGTCGCAACTACGCAACCGTCAACTTTCTGTGCGGGAGTTCATCCGTGCCCTCGGAAAGTCGGATGTCTACCGTCGTGAAGTTGCCGACACCAACTCGAACTATCGCTTGGTTGATATTACCTTCAAGCGCTTCTTAGGGCGGGCTACCTACGGCAAAGATGAGCAAATCGCTTGGTCAATTGTGATTGCCACACGAGGTTTGCACGGCTTCATTGACGCTGTCGTAGATAGCGATGAGTATCAGCAAAACTTTGGTGACTCCATCGTGCCTTATCAGCGCCGACGCATGGAGGGGAGACCCTTCAACTTAGTGACTCCTCGTTACAGCGACTACTGGCGGATCCAGAAGTCTACTTCAGGTAGCAGTAGTGCGTTTGCTCAAGGTCGGCAGTACCAAGCGGGCGATCGCGATCTGCAAGTCATTCGCAGAGGGATTCCGGCAAGCTTCTTGAATATGGCTCAAGGTATCTTGGTGCCTCAAATGAACTATCAGCGAACAACTGACCAGGCTCGGGGTGTCGCAGCAGCTTATACCTCCGGTCAGACTGCTTCTACCCATGATGTGCCACCACCCCCCACTGTGAAGCGGACCAATGTAGCACTGCCCTACCGTTATATTCCGACTCAACCCAAGGTCTAA
- a CDS encoding phycobilisome rod-core linker polypeptide — protein MAIPLLEYKPSSQNQRVAGYEVPNEDNSDIYKLDSGSASDDIQAIIWAAYRQVFSEHETLRNHRQTALESQLKNRAITVRDFIRGLAKSDVYWRLVVETNSNYRVVELTLKRLLGRAPYNKDEEIAWSIKIATQGLSGFVDALVDSEEYTQNFGDNTVPYQRRRYKDRPFNLVTPRYNSYWRDKEEGDRYKWGDVNNFLEMARSLKLPQAKFVTVKTANIQIPNTTRDAQPTGTLASINTSAGFPIR, from the coding sequence ATGGCAATTCCTCTACTAGAGTACAAACCCTCTTCACAAAATCAGCGAGTTGCTGGTTATGAAGTGCCAAACGAAGATAATTCCGATATCTATAAGCTAGATAGCGGTAGCGCCAGCGATGATATTCAAGCAATCATTTGGGCTGCTTACCGTCAGGTGTTTAGTGAGCACGAAACCCTCCGCAACCACCGCCAAACGGCTTTAGAGTCTCAACTGAAAAATCGGGCGATTACAGTCCGCGATTTCATTCGGGGCTTGGCTAAGTCCGATGTGTATTGGCGGCTAGTTGTAGAAACCAATTCCAACTATCGCGTGGTGGAGTTAACCCTCAAGCGCTTGTTGGGCCGTGCTCCCTACAACAAAGACGAAGAAATCGCTTGGTCAATCAAGATTGCGACCCAAGGCCTGAGCGGCTTTGTGGATGCTTTGGTAGATAGCGAAGAGTACACCCAAAACTTTGGCGACAACACGGTGCCTTATCAGCGCCGTCGCTATAAAGATCGCCCGTTCAATTTAGTCACGCCACGCTACAACAGCTACTGGCGCGATAAGGAAGAAGGCGATCGCTACAAGTGGGGCGATGTGAATAACTTCTTGGAGATGGCGCGATCGCTCAAGCTGCCTCAAGCCAAGTTTGTGACTGTCAAAACCGCTAACATCCAGATTCCGAATACCACTCGCGACGCGCAGCCCACAGGCACCCTCGCTTCAATCAATACATCCGCTGGTTTTCCGATCCGCTAA